One genomic window of Azospirillum sp. TSH100 includes the following:
- a CDS encoding acyltransferase, protein MRKNMLPYHVVELRGLACILLVAYHVVGIPGSGMQVAEGSIYRYATDSFELIRMPLFTFISGLVYALNPVRADRFKIFFIKKLRRLGFPFVVVSALFYFLQTHAPGANGSFVPESMWRIYVFPYAHFWYLQALFLIFGLAALLDAFHAMDRPGGFVLAMAAAVAACLTVHADSNVLSINEACFLLPHFLFGVGVTRFRALGRPQAMLSAAGTALAVGVALHQASLWGYLPHFGWNSSVALLCGMGGAVTLLHIMPSSRVFRTVGASSYAIYLHHALFAAGARVVLHLMDAPDGVIFWMALLSGLIGPMVLETLAQMRPWTRVALVGKA, encoded by the coding sequence ATGCGCAAGAACATGTTGCCGTACCATGTCGTTGAATTGAGGGGGCTGGCCTGCATCCTGCTGGTCGCCTACCACGTGGTTGGCATTCCCGGATCCGGCATGCAGGTGGCGGAAGGCTCGATCTATCGCTATGCCACCGACAGCTTTGAACTGATCCGCATGCCACTCTTCACCTTCATCTCAGGGCTGGTCTATGCCCTGAACCCGGTGCGCGCCGACCGGTTTAAGATCTTCTTCATCAAGAAGCTGCGCCGATTGGGCTTCCCCTTTGTGGTGGTGTCGGCCCTTTTCTATTTTCTCCAGACCCACGCGCCTGGAGCGAACGGGAGCTTCGTTCCCGAGTCGATGTGGCGGATCTACGTCTTTCCATACGCACATTTCTGGTATCTGCAGGCTCTGTTCCTGATCTTCGGTCTGGCAGCTCTGCTCGATGCGTTCCATGCCATGGACCGGCCGGGTGGCTTCGTGCTTGCCATGGCGGCCGCGGTGGCCGCCTGCCTGACGGTCCATGCCGACTCGAACGTCCTGTCGATCAACGAGGCCTGCTTCCTGCTGCCGCATTTCCTGTTCGGTGTGGGCGTCACCCGGTTTCGCGCGCTGGGGCGGCCGCAGGCGATGCTCTCGGCAGCCGGCACTGCGCTCGCCGTCGGCGTCGCTCTCCATCAGGCATCGCTGTGGGGATATCTTCCGCATTTTGGCTGGAACAGCAGTGTCGCCCTGCTGTGTGGCATGGGCGGAGCGGTAACTCTGCTGCACATCATGCCGTCCAGTCGGGTTTTCCGCACCGTCGGCGCGTCTTCTTACGCCATCTATCTGCATCATGCCCTGTTCGCCGCCGGTGCGCGGGTGGTCCTGCACCTGATGGATGCGCCGGATGGCGTGATTTTCTGGATGGCCCTGCTCTCCGGCCTGATCGGCCCGATGGTGCTGGAGACGCTGGCGCAGATGAGGCCCTGGACCAGGGTGGCGCTGGTGGGCAAGGCCTGA
- a CDS encoding NADP-dependent isocitrate dehydrogenase, with the protein MTKIKVANPVVELDGDEMTRIIWQFIKDKLILPYLDIDLKYYDLGIENRDKTDDKVTVESANAIKQYGVGVKCATITPDEARVKEFNLKKMWKSPNGTIRNILGGTVFREPIVCSNVPRYVPGWTKPIIIGRHAFGDQYKATDFVVPGPGKMTIKWEAADGSQQIEHEVFDYPSAGVAMGMYNLDDSIEGFAHSSFMYGLERGYSVYLSTKNTILKAYDGRFKDIFQKVFDEAYADQFKAKGLVYEHRLIDDMVASALKWEGGFVWACKNYDGDVESDVVAQGFGSLGLMTSVLVTPDGKTVEAEAAHGTVTRHYREHQKGKETSTNPIASIYAWTQGLAYRGKFDNTPDVIKFAQTLERVCVETVESGFMTKDLAILIGPQQPWLTTKQFLDKLSDNLEKKMAAWS; encoded by the coding sequence ATGACCAAGATCAAGGTAGCCAATCCGGTCGTCGAACTCGACGGCGACGAGATGACGCGCATCATCTGGCAGTTCATCAAAGACAAGCTGATCCTGCCCTACCTCGACATTGACCTGAAGTACTATGACCTCGGCATCGAGAACCGCGACAAGACCGATGACAAGGTCACCGTCGAGTCCGCAAATGCCATCAAGCAGTATGGCGTCGGCGTCAAGTGCGCGACCATCACCCCCGATGAAGCGCGGGTGAAGGAGTTCAACCTCAAGAAGATGTGGAAGTCGCCAAACGGCACGATCCGCAACATCCTGGGCGGCACCGTCTTCCGCGAACCGATCGTCTGCTCGAACGTTCCGCGTTACGTCCCCGGCTGGACCAAGCCGATCATCATCGGCCGTCACGCCTTCGGCGACCAGTACAAGGCCACCGACTTCGTCGTTCCCGGTCCGGGCAAGATGACGATCAAGTGGGAAGCGGCCGACGGCAGCCAGCAGATCGAGCATGAGGTGTTCGACTACCCCAGCGCCGGTGTGGCGATGGGCATGTACAACCTCGACGACTCGATTGAAGGCTTCGCCCACTCCAGCTTCATGTACGGGCTGGAGCGTGGCTACTCGGTCTATCTGTCGACGAAGAACACGATCCTGAAGGCCTATGACGGTCGCTTCAAGGACATCTTCCAGAAGGTCTTCGACGAGGCCTACGCAGACCAGTTCAAAGCCAAGGGTCTGGTCTACGAACACCGCCTGATCGACGACATGGTCGCTTCGGCCCTGAAGTGGGAAGGCGGTTTCGTGTGGGCCTGCAAGAACTACGACGGCGACGTGGAGTCGGACGTCGTGGCGCAGGGCTTCGGCTCGCTGGGCCTGATGACCTCGGTCCTGGTCACGCCGGATGGCAAGACCGTCGAGGCCGAGGCCGCGCATGGCACGGTGACCCGCCACTACCGCGAGCACCAGAAGGGCAAGGAAACCTCGACCAACCCGATCGCCTCGATCTATGCCTGGACCCAGGGTCTGGCCTATCGCGGCAAGTTCGACAACACGCCGGACGTCATCAAGTTCGCCCAGACGCTGGAGCGCGTCTGCGTCGAGACCGTCGAGTCCGGCTTCATGACCAAGGATCTCGCCATCCTGATCGGCCCGCAGCAGCCGTGGCTGACCACCAAGCAGTTCCTGGACAAGCTGTCGGACAACCTGGAAAAGAAGATGGCCGCTTGGTCGTAA
- a CDS encoding DUF2232 domain-containing protein, with protein sequence MALGPAVPLVIAVSGGLASAFFYLSVTFGGMGALILGYLAPLPLFLTGLWLGAPAVTLAGLAGAGAVMLGTSGSLLVALSYLMTGAAPAILVVRQSLLARSREDGTLEWYPPGRVLMGLTGMGVAALLAAVILTLGEPGGLDGLMRQTLARVVEPAFRSQGQPAPDPEAFWVVAVLPGLVAISWLVMTIVNAVLAQGALMRFGRNRRPAMRLAELELPNWLAPLFAVSVAAASAVPGTVGFLAVNLALILAVPFAFAGLSVVHVFASSKSARTLILVGFYMMLFLFGWPILLLVGLGMIEQWIGLRRRFSPAAPGQEDE encoded by the coding sequence ATGGCCTTGGGTCCGGCCGTACCGCTGGTGATCGCCGTCAGCGGCGGTCTGGCAAGCGCATTTTTCTACCTGTCGGTCACATTCGGCGGGATGGGTGCGCTGATCCTGGGCTACCTGGCCCCCCTGCCCCTGTTCCTGACGGGACTGTGGCTGGGGGCTCCGGCGGTGACGTTGGCCGGTCTGGCCGGCGCCGGCGCGGTGATGTTGGGCACCTCCGGCAGCTTGCTGGTGGCGCTGTCCTACCTGATGACCGGGGCCGCTCCCGCGATCCTGGTCGTGCGGCAGTCGCTGCTGGCGCGGTCGCGGGAGGATGGAACCCTGGAATGGTATCCGCCCGGACGGGTCCTGATGGGCCTGACCGGGATGGGCGTGGCGGCGCTGCTCGCTGCGGTGATCCTGACGCTCGGAGAGCCCGGTGGGCTCGACGGGCTGATGCGGCAGACCCTGGCCCGAGTCGTCGAGCCGGCGTTCCGCTCGCAGGGCCAGCCAGCCCCGGATCCCGAGGCATTCTGGGTGGTGGCCGTCCTGCCGGGGCTGGTTGCGATCTCATGGCTTGTCATGACGATCGTCAACGCGGTGCTGGCGCAGGGGGCGCTGATGCGGTTCGGCCGCAACCGGCGCCCTGCCATGCGTCTGGCCGAGCTGGAATTGCCGAACTGGCTGGCGCCGCTGTTCGCGGTGTCGGTCGCTGCGGCCTCTGCCGTACCGGGGACCGTGGGGTTCCTGGCGGTCAATCTGGCTCTGATCCTGGCGGTCCCGTTCGCCTTCGCCGGGCTTTCGGTGGTTCATGTATTCGCCAGCAGCAAATCGGCGCGCACGCTGATCCTGGTTGGCTTCTACATGATGCTGTTTCTCTTCGGGTGGCCGATCCTGCTTTTGGTCGGCCTGGGCATGATCGAGCAATGGATCGGGCTGCGCCGCCGGTTTTCCCCCGCGGCCCCCGGTCAGGAGGACGAGTGA
- the rpsF gene encoding 30S ribosomal protein S6 yields MALYECVLIARQDISAAQAEQLSEQFAQIVRDNGGTIAKSEYWGLKTLTYKIKKNRKGHYTLFNIDAPAAAIAEMERNMSISEDVLRFMTVRVDALDANPSAMMQSRNERGERGERGDRGPRRFDDRGPRPPRRQENVAAAEGETA; encoded by the coding sequence ATGGCACTTTACGAGTGCGTGCTGATCGCGCGCCAGGACATTTCGGCCGCCCAGGCCGAGCAGCTCTCTGAGCAGTTCGCCCAGATCGTTCGCGACAACGGCGGCACGATCGCCAAGAGCGAATACTGGGGTCTGAAGACCCTCACCTACAAGATCAAGAAGAACCGCAAGGGTCACTACACCCTCTTCAACATCGACGCGCCGGCCGCCGCCATCGCCGAGATGGAGCGGAACATGAGCATCAGCGAAGACGTGCTGCGCTTCATGACCGTGCGTGTAGACGCCCTTGATGCCAACCCGTCGGCGATGATGCAGAGCCGCAACGAGCGTGGTGAGCGCGGCGAGCGTGGCGACCGTGGTCCGCGTCGCTTCGACGACCGTGGTCCGCGTCCGCCGCGTCGTCAGGAAAACGTTGCCGCTGCCGAAGGGGAGACCGCGTAA
- the rpsR gene encoding 30S ribosomal protein S18 has product MSDKQTTGAPARTGGARRPFFRRRKTCPFSGANAPAIDYKDVKLLSRFISERGKIVPSRITAVSTKKQRELARAIKRARFLALLPYVVK; this is encoded by the coding sequence ATGTCCGACAAGCAGACCACGGGCGCTCCGGCCCGCACCGGCGGAGCCCGCCGCCCGTTCTTCCGTCGCCGCAAGACCTGCCCGTTCTCGGGCGCGAATGCTCCGGCGATCGACTACAAGGACGTCAAGCTGCTGTCCCGCTTCATCTCCGAGCGCGGGAAGATCGTCCCGAGCCGCATCACCGCGGTCTCGACGAAGAAGCAGCGCGAACTGGCCCGCGCCATCAAGCGCGCCCGTTTCCTGGCCCTTCTCCCCTACGTGGTGAAGTAA
- the rplI gene encoding 50S ribosomal protein L9, producing the protein MEVILLERVEKLGQMGQVVNVRPGFARNYLLPQRKAMRATKANLAVFEKQKAHLEAVNLERRKDAEQVATKMDNVTVVVIRQAAETGVLYGSVTTRDVSDALTAAGYKTDRKQVQIDTPIKTLGLFKLRVVLHPEVSITVTVNVARSAEEAELQAQRGGMITAADLRDDDEEEETYVEETATEEEEG; encoded by the coding sequence ATGGAAGTTATTCTGCTGGAGCGGGTCGAGAAGCTCGGCCAGATGGGCCAGGTCGTCAATGTGCGTCCCGGCTTCGCCCGCAACTATCTGCTGCCGCAGCGGAAGGCCATGCGCGCCACCAAGGCGAACCTGGCCGTCTTCGAGAAGCAGAAGGCCCACCTTGAGGCCGTGAACCTGGAGCGCCGCAAGGACGCCGAGCAGGTCGCGACCAAGATGGACAATGTGACGGTCGTCGTAATCCGTCAGGCCGCCGAGACCGGCGTCCTGTACGGTTCCGTGACCACCCGCGACGTCTCCGACGCGCTGACCGCCGCCGGCTACAAGACCGACCGCAAGCAGGTCCAGATCGACACCCCGATCAAGACCCTGGGTCTGTTCAAGCTGCGCGTCGTGCTGCACCCGGAAGTGTCGATCACGGTCACGGTCAACGTCGCCCGTTCGGCCGAAGAGGCCGAGCTGCAGGCCCAGCGCGGTGGCATGATCACCGCCGCCGACCTGCGGGACGATGACGAGGAAGAAGAGACCTACGTCGAAGAGACCGCGACCGAGGAAGAGGAGGGCTGA